From Vitis vinifera cultivar Pinot Noir 40024 chromosome 5, ASM3070453v1, the proteins below share one genomic window:
- the LOC104879423 gene encoding kinetochore-associated protein KNL-2 homolog isoform X1, giving the protein MGKGESSNTKATIISASSFLRSVTLHDWWLLKTNANRLAVGGFATRERQGIRVFSSGAIAKRHDATTLETADGITITIVGFLNKSRTHQNGFPSEVCKHFLFGFPYHWEEYAVQCFVGESTKSGVSKKPSGCEEFNLPSTSSENNLLPASLDELPVTRVRDLLMSTLGDSKTLTNSIFSDIVGRVSNLSNMKGNSPTTVDTELDRTPRNHKKAEVEKFEDDNSILDVSDMRTEECKKNICQSSGVMNDSTPSRRVSTRTMTRLKNLKSQLEWNLSSSTSKKQKTRENSEKRLLTNSSNDVLRRSSGNDFKHARKDMKTNGPIKTMDSDLDKFIKHKMAKVEQKRTDNCVSMDTMDIRKEECQKYFCRSEVGMHALSPDRGVATRSMARLKNVKNNP; this is encoded by the exons ATGGGAAAGGGTGAAAGCAGCAACACGAAGGCCACAATCATCTCGGCATCCTCCTTCCTCAGATCT GTGACTTTGCACGACTGGTGGCTGCTTAAGACAAACGCCAACCGCTTGGCCGTTGGAGGCTTCGCTACTCGAGA GAGACAAGGAATAAGAGTTTTCAGCTCTGGAGCAATTGCCAAGAGGCATGATGCCACCACTCTTGAAACAGCAGATGGCATAACTATTACCATTGTTGGTTTCTTAAACAAGTCTCGCACACATCAAAATGGCTTTCCATCTGAG GTTTGCAAACATTTCCTGTTTGGATTTCCATATCACTGGGAGGAGTATGCGGTTCAATGTTTTGTTGGAGAATCTACCAAAAGTGGTGTTTCAAAAAAACCTTCTGGTTGTGAAGAGTTCAACTTGCCTTCAACCAGTAGTGAAAATAATCTACTGCCTGCATCTTTGGATGAGCTCCCGGTGACTAGGGTTCGTGATCTTTTAATGTCCACTCTTGGAGATTCTAAAACACTAACAAATAGTATTTTTAGTGATATAGTGGGAAGAGTATCTAACCTTTCAAACATGAAAGGTAATAGCCCAACCACTGTGGATACTGAATTGGATAGAACTCCAAGGAATCATAAAAAGGCCGAGGTTGAGAAGTTCGAAGATGACAACAGCATCTTGGATGTGTCAGATATGAGAACTGAAGaatgtaagaaaaatatttgtcaaTCTAGCGGGGTTATGAATGACTCTACCCCAAGTAGACGTGTTTCGACTAGAACCATGACAAGGTTGAAGAATTTAAAAAGCCAGCTGGAATGGAATCTTTCATCAAGCACTtccaagaagcaaaagactcGGGAGAATTCTGAAAAACGCCTGTTGACAAATAGTAGTAATGATGTACTGAGAAGATCCAGTGGTAATGATTTCAAACATGCTAGAAAAGACATGAAAACTAATGGTCCAATAAAGACTATGGATTCTGATTTggataaatttattaaacataagATGGCAAAGGTTGAGCAGAAGCGCACAGATAACTGTGTATCCATGGATACCATGGATATTAGAAAAGAAGAATGTCAGAAATATTTTTGTCGATCAGAAGTGGGTATGCATGCCCTTTCCCCAGATAGGGGTGTTGCCACAAGAAGCATGGCTAGATTGAAGAATGTCAAAAACAACCCATGA
- the LOC104879423 gene encoding protein EMBRYO DEFECTIVE 1674 isoform X2, which translates to MGKGESSNTKATIISASSFLRSVTLHDWWLLKTNANRLAVGGFATRERQGIRVFSSGAIAKRHDATTLETADGITITIVGFLNKSRTHQNGFPSEAQAMILGSFMNWKVASIVLIFQVLASAILYNNF; encoded by the exons ATGGGAAAGGGTGAAAGCAGCAACACGAAGGCCACAATCATCTCGGCATCCTCCTTCCTCAGATCT GTGACTTTGCACGACTGGTGGCTGCTTAAGACAAACGCCAACCGCTTGGCCGTTGGAGGCTTCGCTACTCGAGA GAGACAAGGAATAAGAGTTTTCAGCTCTGGAGCAATTGCCAAGAGGCATGATGCCACCACTCTTGAAACAGCAGATGGCATAACTATTACCATTGTTGGTTTCTTAAACAAGTCTCGCACACATCAAAATGGCTTTCCATCTGAG GCACAGGCCATGATTCTTGGTTCATTCATGAACTGGAAAGTGGCATCTATCGTCTTAATTTTCCAGGTCTTAGCTAGTGCCAtactttataataatttttaa
- the LOC104879423 gene encoding protein EMBRYO DEFECTIVE 1674 isoform X3 — MGKGESSNTKATIISASSFLRSVTLHDWWLLKTNANRLAVGGFATRERQGIRVFSSGAIAKRHDATTLETADGITITIVGFLNKSRTHQNGFPSEAQAMILGSFMNWKIRLGQYFL, encoded by the exons ATGGGAAAGGGTGAAAGCAGCAACACGAAGGCCACAATCATCTCGGCATCCTCCTTCCTCAGATCT GTGACTTTGCACGACTGGTGGCTGCTTAAGACAAACGCCAACCGCTTGGCCGTTGGAGGCTTCGCTACTCGAGA GAGACAAGGAATAAGAGTTTTCAGCTCTGGAGCAATTGCCAAGAGGCATGATGCCACCACTCTTGAAACAGCAGATGGCATAACTATTACCATTGTTGGTTTCTTAAACAAGTCTCGCACACATCAAAATGGCTTTCCATCTGAG GCACAGGCCATGATTCTTGGTTCATTCATGAACTGGAAA ATCAGACTTGGGCAATACTTTTTGTGA
- the LOC104879423 gene encoding protein EMBRYO DEFECTIVE 1674 isoform X4, which translates to MGKGESSNTKATIISASSFLRSVTLHDWWLLKTNANRLAVGGFATRERQGIRVFSSGAIAKRHDATTLETADGITITIVGFLNKSRTHQNGFPSEKLPQPPILLPVFSLVEIAST; encoded by the exons ATGGGAAAGGGTGAAAGCAGCAACACGAAGGCCACAATCATCTCGGCATCCTCCTTCCTCAGATCT GTGACTTTGCACGACTGGTGGCTGCTTAAGACAAACGCCAACCGCTTGGCCGTTGGAGGCTTCGCTACTCGAGA GAGACAAGGAATAAGAGTTTTCAGCTCTGGAGCAATTGCCAAGAGGCATGATGCCACCACTCTTGAAACAGCAGATGGCATAACTATTACCATTGTTGGTTTCTTAAACAAGTCTCGCACACATCAAAATGGCTTTCCATCTGAG AAACTACCGCAGCCTCCTATTTTGCTTCCTGTTTTCTCATTAGTAGAGATAGCAAGCACTTGA